Proteins co-encoded in one Nicotiana sylvestris chromosome 7, ASM39365v2, whole genome shotgun sequence genomic window:
- the LOC138874144 gene encoding uncharacterized protein translates to MNEKRQKGLCFFCDEKLFPGHKCSGSKQLYLLEVEEEGQEEEETGDLVLVEEPAEITEEVGEEVKGEVCEISVNALHGVPTFHNLRVTGYCQKRPLSILVDPGRTHNFIDDDVARSLGIATLKINPQTINVVDGNNRQTHELCKDLTWLLQGVTYTANFLLLPLGSCDLILGVQWLLPLGDLKLNFKELTLGEEEQTEVTINIPSQMQSLLEEYHQLFTDPKELPPFRGPFDHKIPLQAGCNPINLRLYKYSLSQKDNIERLVQDILDQGIVQPSSSPYVSPVVLVGKKDGSYYRRFIKHYGVISRPLTELLKKDGFQWSNKAEEAFNKLKAALTSAPMLALPNNQLMFVVETDTCDYGVGAVLMQDGHPIAYLSKGLSGRHQALSVYDKELLALVMAVTKWAQYLMGRHFVVRTD, encoded by the exons ATGAATGAGAAGAGGCAGAAGGGATTATGTTTTTTCTGTGATGAGAAATTATTCCCTGGTCATAAGTGTAGTGGCTCCAAACAGCTGTACTTGTTGGAGGTGGAAGAAGAAGGgcaagaggaagaagaaacaggaGACTTAGTATTGGTAGAGGAGCCTGCAGAGATAACTGAAGAAGTAGGAGAAGAGGTGAAGGGAGAAGTGTGTGAAATATCAGTCAATGCTCTACATGGAGTGCCAACATTCCACAATTTGAGAGTGACTGGTTATTGCCAGAAAAGGCCACTAAGTATATTGGTCGACCCTGGTAGAACACATAATTTCATTGATGATGATGTAGCAAGAAGCCTAGGAATTGCTACCTTGAAGATTAATCCTCAAACCATCAATGTGGTAGATGGGAACAATAGGCAGACACATGAGCTTTGTAAAGACTTGACTTGGCTACTGCAAGGGGTCACTTATACAGCAAATTTTCTATTGTTACCATTGGGCTCTTGTGACTTGATATTAGGAGTGCAGTGGTTGCTTCCATTAGGAGATCTTAAGCTGAACTTTAAGGAGCTTACCTTGGG GGAGGAGGAGCAGACAGAGGTTACCATCAACATACCGTCACAGATGCAGTCATTACTTGAGGAGTACCATCAGCTATTCACTGATCCTAAGGAGTTACCTCCCTTTAGAGGACCATTTGATCACAAGATACCATTGCAGGCAGGATGTAATCCTATAAACCTCAGACTTTACAAGTATTCTTTATCACAGAAAGATAACATTGAGAGGTTAGTGCAGGATATACTTGATCAGGGAATTGTGCAGCCAAGTTCCAGCCCTTATGTTTCCCCAGTAGTCTTAGTGGGAAAGAAGGATGGAA GCTACTATAGGAGGTTCATCAAGCATTATGGAGTGATCAGTAGGCCTTTGACAGAGCTGCTCAAAAAAGATGGGTTCCAATGGTCTAATAAGGCAGAAGAAGCATTCAACAAGTTAAAGGCAGCCCTCACATCAGCACCTATGTTGGCACTCCCAAACAATCAGCTTATGTTTGTAGTGGAAACTGATACCTGTGACTATGGTGTTGGGGctgtgttgatgcaagatggccACCCTATAGCCTACCTCAGCAAAGGTCTATCAGGGAGGCACCAAGCTTTGTCAGTTTATGACAAAGAACTTTTAGCCCTTGTCATGGCTGTTACGAAATGGGCACAGTATCTCATGGGAAGACATTTTGTGGTAAGAACTGACTAG